The following coding sequences are from one Clavibacter michiganensis subsp. tessellarius window:
- a CDS encoding recombinase family protein: protein MAGQLIGYARVSTDEQDVTAQRDALTALGITPDRIYVDHGLTGTNRNRPALGKALEACWAGDTFVVTKLDRLARSISDARTIADELAAKGVALNIGGSVHDPTDPTGRLLFNMLAMFAEFESDLIRARTREGMKVAAKKGKLKGGKPKLSPAAERHLVALYRAGDHSISELCDLFSIGRATVYRAVDRHPAEEDAAVTLPRVDT, encoded by the coding sequence ATGGCTGGACAGCTCATCGGGTACGCCCGCGTCTCGACCGACGAACAGGACGTCACCGCGCAGCGTGACGCCTTGACCGCGCTCGGCATCACACCGGATCGGATCTACGTCGACCACGGCCTCACCGGCACGAACCGGAACCGCCCCGCACTCGGGAAGGCGCTCGAGGCGTGCTGGGCCGGCGACACGTTCGTGGTCACGAAGCTCGACCGCCTCGCCCGGTCGATCAGCGATGCCCGCACCATCGCTGACGAGCTCGCGGCCAAAGGCGTCGCGCTCAACATCGGCGGATCCGTTCACGACCCGACCGACCCGACCGGGCGGCTCCTGTTCAACATGCTCGCGATGTTCGCCGAGTTCGAATCCGACCTCATCCGCGCGCGCACCCGCGAGGGCATGAAGGTCGCCGCCAAGAAGGGCAAGCTCAAGGGCGGCAAGCCCAAGCTCTCCCCCGCCGCCGAACGGCACCTCGTCGCGCTGTACCGGGCAGGAGACCACTCGATCAGCGAGCTCTGCGACCTGTTCTCGATCGGCCGCGCCACCGTCTACCGCGCAGTGGATCGCCACCCGGCTGAGGAGGACGCGGCCGTGACGCTGCCGCGAGTCGACACGTGA